A window of the Clupea harengus chromosome 8, Ch_v2.0.2, whole genome shotgun sequence genome harbors these coding sequences:
- the aff4 gene encoding AF4/FMR2 family member 4 isoform X1, protein MASQMGNMNREDRNVLRMKERERRNQEIQQGGEAFPANSPLFPEPYKVLNFNSVQTLTNQETSRRSSKEDKLSSRIQSMLGNYDEMKETIGETPISKLMSKGSGSSSSEEKSGQGLYGEQRGGGGGSSGGGGQSSKWTPVVSAASTSSSSSQLQKRSGLQGSQRGAGGSSSGSGSSQRHEKDYSSGSGKKSSKHSSDQSKGHTSSPTKGSSISSSSHSRSMGSEHHGKDRYRKSPRDREREREPSWDSPSRVHTFATGQHTTQAFPPSLMTKPSSMLQKPTAYVRPMDGQETAEPKGSTEMYSGQSHSSSAGEMKSNGKASLAKLKIPTPSVEGSMTGDSSCVDEILKEMTQSWPPPLTAIHTPCKTEPSKFPFPTKDSQHSSFSSGGHSKRSSAGKGSSSTHASKPCEGDQANMLEDDLKLSSSEDSDGEQDSTKTAPRSAPQSQVAEVAENSREDSSSHTGSESSSASDSESESSSSESETNEPPRAASPEPEQPTANKWQLDNWFKKVNKFSPASPVDNNVPTKYRKEGREQGSGRGYGGQSGSKDASAPTQGRDLRPAQKGSENGRGRQKSPAQSDSSAGQRRTVGKKQPKKSEKPPVVEEPKGGLMVESETPQDIPTPRNKAPSKGPRKPNIKKEPKSPRQAQDKRKTKAPTKTPQKSREFVDTDTDSSDSEGNESIPSSSQTPKYQESIRTPVCVFSPMEEKELLSPLSDPEDRFPTRQVLMVKIDLSLLSRVPGRLYKELDQIKTERDGGGGDGNRDGKDLQKPPSEKTSSKGKRKHGKNEDESSKPESKKSRMEDKASSHHKSSSKESSKRGPEKEKELAPSPSIGNLQRTPKAEHQSRKRTTSQSSTSLSSGASSGKEGGHSTKNGPASKHRREDKQGRSTRDGKEKSSKMSESQLSATQQSECSKSRTKLLFEDRVHSADHYLQEAKKLKHNADALMDRFEKAVYYLDAVVSFIECGNALERSAQEAKSPFPMYAETVELIKYTMKLKSYMAPDATSADKRLAVLCLRCQSLLYLRLFKLRKESALKYSKTLTDHLKNSLNTNAPSPGNKAAGMPSPVSPKLSPGSAGSYSSSSSNPSSSSSVNIPQRIHQMAASYVQVTSNFLYATEVWDQAEQLASAQKEFFIELEKMMGALIFNTSSMTDLVRYTRQGLAWLRQDAKLVA, encoded by the exons ATGGCCTCTCAGATGGG CAACATGAACCGTGAAGACCGGAATGTGCTccgaatgaaagaaagagaaaggcgaAATCAAGAGATCCAGCAAGGAGGAGAGGCCTTCCCAGCTaactcccctctctttcctgagCCTTATAAAGTT CTAAATTTTAACTCAGTCCAGACGTTAACTAATCAGGAAACTTCTAGAAGG TCTAGCAAAGAAGACAAACTATCCAGCCGTATCCAGAGCATGCTAGGAAACTACGACGAGATGAAAGAAACAATCGGTGAAACCCCCATTTCCAAACTCATGAGCAAAGGTTCAGGTTCCTCCTCTTCCGAGGAGAAGTCAGGCCAAGGACTATATGGCGAGCAGCGTGGAGGAGGTGGCGGCAGCAGCGGAGGTGGCGGCCAGAGCAGCAAATGGACTCCTGTAGTCTCCGCGGCCAGCacctcctcgtcttcctcccaGCTGCAGAAGCGCTCTGGGCTCCAGGGCAGCCAGCGTGGAGCCGGAGGCAgtagcagcggcagcggcagcagccaAAGACACGAGAAAGACTACAGTAGTGGCAGCGGCAAGAAATCCAGCAAGCACAGCTCGGACCAGTCCAAGGGACACACGTCCAGCCCGACCAAGGGCTCGTCCATAAGCTCGTCGAGCCATTCCCGCTCGATGGGCTCCGAGCACCACGGCAAGGACCGTTACCGCAAGTCGCCGCGAGaccgtgagcgtgagcgtgagcccAGCTGGGACTCGCCGTCGCGCGTGCACACCTTCGCCACGGGCCAGCACACGACCCAGGCCTTCCCGCCCTCGCTCATGACCAAGCCCAGCTCCATGCTGCAGAAGCCCACGGCCTACGTGCGGCCCATGGACGGCCAGGAGACAGCCGAGCCCAAGGGCTCCACGGAGATGTACAGCGGACAGTCGCACAGCAGTAGCGCCGGAGAGATGAAGTCCAACGGCAAAGCCTCGCTCGCCAAGCTCAAGATCCCCACGCCATCTGTAGAG GGGTCCATGACGGGAGATTCAAGTTGCGTTGATGAAATCTTAAAG GAAATGACTCAGTCCTGGCCTCCCCCACTGACGGCCATTCACACTCCCTGCAAGACGGAGCCATCCAAATTTCCCTTCCCCACAAAG GACTCCCAACACTCAAGTTTCAGCAGTGGAGGACACAGCA AGAGGAGCAGCGCAGGGAAGGGCTCGTCCAGCACTCATGCCTCTAAACCCTGTGAGGGCGACCAGGCCAA CATGCTGGAGGACGACCTGAAGCTTAGCAGCAGTGAGGACAGTGACGGCGAGCAGGACTCCACCAAAACCGCCCCCCGGAGTGCCCCCCAAAG TCAGGTGGCGGAGGTGGCGGAGAACTCTCGGGAGGACTCCAGCAGCCACACGGGCTCTGAGAGCAGCTCGGCCtcggacagtgagagtgagagcagctccagtgagagtgagaccAACGAGCCTCCACGCGCTGCTTCAccagag CCGGAGCAGCCTACAGCCAATAAGTGGCAGCTGGATAACTGGTTCAAGAAGGTCAACAAGTTTTCCCCAGCGTCACCAGTGGACAACAATGTGCCCACCAAGTACAGGAAAGAGGGCCGGGAGCAGGGGTCGGGGCGAGGGTACGGTGGTCAGAGTGGGTCAAAAGACGCCAGCGCGCCCACACAGGGCCGGGACTTGCGGCCAGCCCAGAAGGGCTCTGAAAATGGCCGGGGGCGGCAAAAGTCGCCTGCCCAGAGCGATAGCAGCGCGGGGCAGCGAAGGACTGTGGGTAAAAAACAACCCAAGAAGTCAGAGAAGCCCCCTGTGGTGGAGGAGCCTAAGGGGGGGTTGATGGTGGAGAGCGAGACCCCGCAGGACATTCCCACGCCCCGAAACAAGGCCCCCAGCAAAGGGCCCCGCAAACCCAATATCAAGAAGGAGCCCAAGTCGCCGCGGCAAGCACAGGACAAGCGCAAGACCAAAGCGCCCACCAAGACGCCGCAGAAGTCCCGAGAGTTTgtggacacggacacggactcGTCCGACTCGGAAGGCAATGAGAGCATCCCGTCCTCGTCGCAGACGCCCAAGTACCAGGAGAGCATCCGCACGCCTGTCTGCGTCTTCTCGCCCATGGAAGAGAAGGAGCTGCTGTCGCCGCTCAGCGATCCGGAGGACCGCTTCCCAACCCGGCAGGTGCTAATGGTGAAGATCGACCTGAGCCTGCTCTCCCGCGTCCCCGGCAGACTCTACAAGGAGCTGGACCAGATCAAGACGGAGAGGGATGGCGGCGGCGGCGATGGAAACAGAGATGGGAAGGACCTCCAGAAGCCGCCCAGTGAGAAGACCTCCAGCAAGGGGAAGAGGAAGCACGGCAag AATGAAGATGAGAGCTCGAAGCCAGAGAGCAAAAAATCCAGAATGGAGGACAAGGCCTCATCGCATCACAAGTCCAGCAGCaaaga GTCGTCCAAGCGGGGCCCGGAGAAGGAAAAGGAGTTGGCGCCCTCGCCCTCCATTGGTAACCTGCAGCGCACACCCAAGGCGGAGCACCAGAGCCGGAAACGCACCACCAGCCAATCGTCCACCTCCCTTTCCAGCGGAGCCAGTAGTGGCAAAGAGGGCGGACACAGCACAAAGAACGGCCCCGCCTCCAAGCACAGGAGAGAGGACAAGCAGGGCAGGAGCACCAGGGACGGAAAG GAGAAATCTTCTAAGATGAGTGAGAGCCAGCTGTCTGCGACACAGCAGTCTGAATGCTCCAAGTCAAGAACCAAGCTTCTGTTTGAAGACCG GGTGCATTCTGCCGATCACTACCTACAGGAGGCCAAGAAGCTGAAACACAACGCTGATGCTTTG ATGGACAGGTTTGAAAAGGCTGTGTACTACCTTGACGCCGTGGTGTCCTTCATTGAGTGTGGGAATGCCTTGGAGAGGAGTGCCCAGGAGGCCAAGTCTCCGTTCCCTATGTACGCAGAGACTGTGGAGCTCATCAA ATACACTATGAAACTCAAAAGCTACATGGCCCCAGACGCCACATCTGCAGACAAAAGACTGGCCGTCCTCTG TCTGAGGTGTCAGTCTCTTCTCTACCTTCGGCTCTTCAAGCTGAGGAAGGAGAGCGCACTCAAGTACTCCAAAACACTCACCGACCACTTGAAG aaCTCCTTAAATACCAACGCGCCGTCTCCGGGGAA TAAAGCGGCGGGCATGCCGTCTCCGGTGTCCCCTAAGCTGTCCCCGGGCAGCGCCGGCAGCTACTCCTCCAGCAGCTCCAACCCCAGCAGCTCCTCGTCTGTCAACATCCCCCAGCGCATCCACCAAATGGCCGCCAGCTACGTGCAGGTCACCTCCAACTTCCTGTACGCCACCGAGGTGTGGGACCAGGCAGAGCAGCTAGCCAGCGCGCAGAAAG AGTTCTTCATTGAGCTGGAGAAGATGATGGGGGCGCTGATCTTCAACACGAGCAGTATGACCGATCTGGTGCGCTACACTCGCCAGGGCCTCGCCTGGCTGCGTCAGGACGCCAAGCTGGTCGCGTAG
- the aff4 gene encoding AF4/FMR2 family member 4 isoform X2: protein MNREDRNVLRMKERERRNQEIQQGGEAFPANSPLFPEPYKVLNFNSVQTLTNQETSRRSSKEDKLSSRIQSMLGNYDEMKETIGETPISKLMSKGSGSSSSEEKSGQGLYGEQRGGGGGSSGGGGQSSKWTPVVSAASTSSSSSQLQKRSGLQGSQRGAGGSSSGSGSSQRHEKDYSSGSGKKSSKHSSDQSKGHTSSPTKGSSISSSSHSRSMGSEHHGKDRYRKSPRDREREREPSWDSPSRVHTFATGQHTTQAFPPSLMTKPSSMLQKPTAYVRPMDGQETAEPKGSTEMYSGQSHSSSAGEMKSNGKASLAKLKIPTPSVEGSMTGDSSCVDEILKEMTQSWPPPLTAIHTPCKTEPSKFPFPTKDSQHSSFSSGGHSKRSSAGKGSSSTHASKPCEGDQANMLEDDLKLSSSEDSDGEQDSTKTAPRSAPQSQVAEVAENSREDSSSHTGSESSSASDSESESSSSESETNEPPRAASPEPEQPTANKWQLDNWFKKVNKFSPASPVDNNVPTKYRKEGREQGSGRGYGGQSGSKDASAPTQGRDLRPAQKGSENGRGRQKSPAQSDSSAGQRRTVGKKQPKKSEKPPVVEEPKGGLMVESETPQDIPTPRNKAPSKGPRKPNIKKEPKSPRQAQDKRKTKAPTKTPQKSREFVDTDTDSSDSEGNESIPSSSQTPKYQESIRTPVCVFSPMEEKELLSPLSDPEDRFPTRQVLMVKIDLSLLSRVPGRLYKELDQIKTERDGGGGDGNRDGKDLQKPPSEKTSSKGKRKHGKNEDESSKPESKKSRMEDKASSHHKSSSKESSKRGPEKEKELAPSPSIGNLQRTPKAEHQSRKRTTSQSSTSLSSGASSGKEGGHSTKNGPASKHRREDKQGRSTRDGKEKSSKMSESQLSATQQSECSKSRTKLLFEDRVHSADHYLQEAKKLKHNADALMDRFEKAVYYLDAVVSFIECGNALERSAQEAKSPFPMYAETVELIKYTMKLKSYMAPDATSADKRLAVLCLRCQSLLYLRLFKLRKESALKYSKTLTDHLKNSLNTNAPSPGNKAAGMPSPVSPKLSPGSAGSYSSSSSNPSSSSSVNIPQRIHQMAASYVQVTSNFLYATEVWDQAEQLASAQKEFFIELEKMMGALIFNTSSMTDLVRYTRQGLAWLRQDAKLVA, encoded by the exons ATGAACCGTGAAGACCGGAATGTGCTccgaatgaaagaaagagaaaggcgaAATCAAGAGATCCAGCAAGGAGGAGAGGCCTTCCCAGCTaactcccctctctttcctgagCCTTATAAAGTT CTAAATTTTAACTCAGTCCAGACGTTAACTAATCAGGAAACTTCTAGAAGG TCTAGCAAAGAAGACAAACTATCCAGCCGTATCCAGAGCATGCTAGGAAACTACGACGAGATGAAAGAAACAATCGGTGAAACCCCCATTTCCAAACTCATGAGCAAAGGTTCAGGTTCCTCCTCTTCCGAGGAGAAGTCAGGCCAAGGACTATATGGCGAGCAGCGTGGAGGAGGTGGCGGCAGCAGCGGAGGTGGCGGCCAGAGCAGCAAATGGACTCCTGTAGTCTCCGCGGCCAGCacctcctcgtcttcctcccaGCTGCAGAAGCGCTCTGGGCTCCAGGGCAGCCAGCGTGGAGCCGGAGGCAgtagcagcggcagcggcagcagccaAAGACACGAGAAAGACTACAGTAGTGGCAGCGGCAAGAAATCCAGCAAGCACAGCTCGGACCAGTCCAAGGGACACACGTCCAGCCCGACCAAGGGCTCGTCCATAAGCTCGTCGAGCCATTCCCGCTCGATGGGCTCCGAGCACCACGGCAAGGACCGTTACCGCAAGTCGCCGCGAGaccgtgagcgtgagcgtgagcccAGCTGGGACTCGCCGTCGCGCGTGCACACCTTCGCCACGGGCCAGCACACGACCCAGGCCTTCCCGCCCTCGCTCATGACCAAGCCCAGCTCCATGCTGCAGAAGCCCACGGCCTACGTGCGGCCCATGGACGGCCAGGAGACAGCCGAGCCCAAGGGCTCCACGGAGATGTACAGCGGACAGTCGCACAGCAGTAGCGCCGGAGAGATGAAGTCCAACGGCAAAGCCTCGCTCGCCAAGCTCAAGATCCCCACGCCATCTGTAGAG GGGTCCATGACGGGAGATTCAAGTTGCGTTGATGAAATCTTAAAG GAAATGACTCAGTCCTGGCCTCCCCCACTGACGGCCATTCACACTCCCTGCAAGACGGAGCCATCCAAATTTCCCTTCCCCACAAAG GACTCCCAACACTCAAGTTTCAGCAGTGGAGGACACAGCA AGAGGAGCAGCGCAGGGAAGGGCTCGTCCAGCACTCATGCCTCTAAACCCTGTGAGGGCGACCAGGCCAA CATGCTGGAGGACGACCTGAAGCTTAGCAGCAGTGAGGACAGTGACGGCGAGCAGGACTCCACCAAAACCGCCCCCCGGAGTGCCCCCCAAAG TCAGGTGGCGGAGGTGGCGGAGAACTCTCGGGAGGACTCCAGCAGCCACACGGGCTCTGAGAGCAGCTCGGCCtcggacagtgagagtgagagcagctccagtgagagtgagaccAACGAGCCTCCACGCGCTGCTTCAccagag CCGGAGCAGCCTACAGCCAATAAGTGGCAGCTGGATAACTGGTTCAAGAAGGTCAACAAGTTTTCCCCAGCGTCACCAGTGGACAACAATGTGCCCACCAAGTACAGGAAAGAGGGCCGGGAGCAGGGGTCGGGGCGAGGGTACGGTGGTCAGAGTGGGTCAAAAGACGCCAGCGCGCCCACACAGGGCCGGGACTTGCGGCCAGCCCAGAAGGGCTCTGAAAATGGCCGGGGGCGGCAAAAGTCGCCTGCCCAGAGCGATAGCAGCGCGGGGCAGCGAAGGACTGTGGGTAAAAAACAACCCAAGAAGTCAGAGAAGCCCCCTGTGGTGGAGGAGCCTAAGGGGGGGTTGATGGTGGAGAGCGAGACCCCGCAGGACATTCCCACGCCCCGAAACAAGGCCCCCAGCAAAGGGCCCCGCAAACCCAATATCAAGAAGGAGCCCAAGTCGCCGCGGCAAGCACAGGACAAGCGCAAGACCAAAGCGCCCACCAAGACGCCGCAGAAGTCCCGAGAGTTTgtggacacggacacggactcGTCCGACTCGGAAGGCAATGAGAGCATCCCGTCCTCGTCGCAGACGCCCAAGTACCAGGAGAGCATCCGCACGCCTGTCTGCGTCTTCTCGCCCATGGAAGAGAAGGAGCTGCTGTCGCCGCTCAGCGATCCGGAGGACCGCTTCCCAACCCGGCAGGTGCTAATGGTGAAGATCGACCTGAGCCTGCTCTCCCGCGTCCCCGGCAGACTCTACAAGGAGCTGGACCAGATCAAGACGGAGAGGGATGGCGGCGGCGGCGATGGAAACAGAGATGGGAAGGACCTCCAGAAGCCGCCCAGTGAGAAGACCTCCAGCAAGGGGAAGAGGAAGCACGGCAag AATGAAGATGAGAGCTCGAAGCCAGAGAGCAAAAAATCCAGAATGGAGGACAAGGCCTCATCGCATCACAAGTCCAGCAGCaaaga GTCGTCCAAGCGGGGCCCGGAGAAGGAAAAGGAGTTGGCGCCCTCGCCCTCCATTGGTAACCTGCAGCGCACACCCAAGGCGGAGCACCAGAGCCGGAAACGCACCACCAGCCAATCGTCCACCTCCCTTTCCAGCGGAGCCAGTAGTGGCAAAGAGGGCGGACACAGCACAAAGAACGGCCCCGCCTCCAAGCACAGGAGAGAGGACAAGCAGGGCAGGAGCACCAGGGACGGAAAG GAGAAATCTTCTAAGATGAGTGAGAGCCAGCTGTCTGCGACACAGCAGTCTGAATGCTCCAAGTCAAGAACCAAGCTTCTGTTTGAAGACCG GGTGCATTCTGCCGATCACTACCTACAGGAGGCCAAGAAGCTGAAACACAACGCTGATGCTTTG ATGGACAGGTTTGAAAAGGCTGTGTACTACCTTGACGCCGTGGTGTCCTTCATTGAGTGTGGGAATGCCTTGGAGAGGAGTGCCCAGGAGGCCAAGTCTCCGTTCCCTATGTACGCAGAGACTGTGGAGCTCATCAA ATACACTATGAAACTCAAAAGCTACATGGCCCCAGACGCCACATCTGCAGACAAAAGACTGGCCGTCCTCTG TCTGAGGTGTCAGTCTCTTCTCTACCTTCGGCTCTTCAAGCTGAGGAAGGAGAGCGCACTCAAGTACTCCAAAACACTCACCGACCACTTGAAG aaCTCCTTAAATACCAACGCGCCGTCTCCGGGGAA TAAAGCGGCGGGCATGCCGTCTCCGGTGTCCCCTAAGCTGTCCCCGGGCAGCGCCGGCAGCTACTCCTCCAGCAGCTCCAACCCCAGCAGCTCCTCGTCTGTCAACATCCCCCAGCGCATCCACCAAATGGCCGCCAGCTACGTGCAGGTCACCTCCAACTTCCTGTACGCCACCGAGGTGTGGGACCAGGCAGAGCAGCTAGCCAGCGCGCAGAAAG AGTTCTTCATTGAGCTGGAGAAGATGATGGGGGCGCTGATCTTCAACACGAGCAGTATGACCGATCTGGTGCGCTACACTCGCCAGGGCCTCGCCTGGCTGCGTCAGGACGCCAAGCTGGTCGCGTAG
- the aff4 gene encoding AF4/FMR2 family member 4 isoform X6 produces the protein MLGNYDEMKETIGETPISKLMSKGSGSSSSEEKSGQGLYGEQRGGGGGSSGGGGQSSKWTPVVSAASTSSSSSQLQKRSGLQGSQRGAGGSSSGSGSSQRHEKDYSSGSGKKSSKHSSDQSKGHTSSPTKGSSISSSSHSRSMGSEHHGKDRYRKSPRDREREREPSWDSPSRVHTFATGQHTTQAFPPSLMTKPSSMLQKPTAYVRPMDGQETAEPKGSTEMYSGQSHSSSAGEMKSNGKASLAKLKIPTPSVEGSMTGDSSCVDEILKEMTQSWPPPLTAIHTPCKTEPSKFPFPTKDSQHSSFSSGGHSKRSSAGKGSSSTHASKPCEGDQANMLEDDLKLSSSEDSDGEQDSTKTAPRSAPQSQVAEVAENSREDSSSHTGSESSSASDSESESSSSESETNEPPRAASPEPEQPTANKWQLDNWFKKVNKFSPASPVDNNVPTKYRKEGREQGSGRGYGGQSGSKDASAPTQGRDLRPAQKGSENGRGRQKSPAQSDSSAGQRRTVGKKQPKKSEKPPVVEEPKGGLMVESETPQDIPTPRNKAPSKGPRKPNIKKEPKSPRQAQDKRKTKAPTKTPQKSREFVDTDTDSSDSEGNESIPSSSQTPKYQESIRTPVCVFSPMEEKELLSPLSDPEDRFPTRQVLMVKIDLSLLSRVPGRLYKELDQIKTERDGGGGDGNRDGKDLQKPPSEKTSSKGKRKHGKNEDESSKPESKKSRMEDKASSHHKSSSKESSKRGPEKEKELAPSPSIGNLQRTPKAEHQSRKRTTSQSSTSLSSGASSGKEGGHSTKNGPASKHRREDKQGRSTRDGKEKSSKMSESQLSATQQSECSKSRTKLLFEDRVHSADHYLQEAKKLKHNADALMDRFEKAVYYLDAVVSFIECGNALERSAQEAKSPFPMYAETVELIKYTMKLKSYMAPDATSADKRLAVLCLRCQSLLYLRLFKLRKESALKYSKTLTDHLKNSLNTNAPSPGNKAAGMPSPVSPKLSPGSAGSYSSSSSNPSSSSSVNIPQRIHQMAASYVQVTSNFLYATEVWDQAEQLASAQKEFFIELEKMMGALIFNTSSMTDLVRYTRQGLAWLRQDAKLVA, from the exons ATGCTAGGAAACTACGACGAGATGAAAGAAACAATCGGTGAAACCCCCATTTCCAAACTCATGAGCAAAGGTTCAGGTTCCTCCTCTTCCGAGGAGAAGTCAGGCCAAGGACTATATGGCGAGCAGCGTGGAGGAGGTGGCGGCAGCAGCGGAGGTGGCGGCCAGAGCAGCAAATGGACTCCTGTAGTCTCCGCGGCCAGCacctcctcgtcttcctcccaGCTGCAGAAGCGCTCTGGGCTCCAGGGCAGCCAGCGTGGAGCCGGAGGCAgtagcagcggcagcggcagcagccaAAGACACGAGAAAGACTACAGTAGTGGCAGCGGCAAGAAATCCAGCAAGCACAGCTCGGACCAGTCCAAGGGACACACGTCCAGCCCGACCAAGGGCTCGTCCATAAGCTCGTCGAGCCATTCCCGCTCGATGGGCTCCGAGCACCACGGCAAGGACCGTTACCGCAAGTCGCCGCGAGaccgtgagcgtgagcgtgagcccAGCTGGGACTCGCCGTCGCGCGTGCACACCTTCGCCACGGGCCAGCACACGACCCAGGCCTTCCCGCCCTCGCTCATGACCAAGCCCAGCTCCATGCTGCAGAAGCCCACGGCCTACGTGCGGCCCATGGACGGCCAGGAGACAGCCGAGCCCAAGGGCTCCACGGAGATGTACAGCGGACAGTCGCACAGCAGTAGCGCCGGAGAGATGAAGTCCAACGGCAAAGCCTCGCTCGCCAAGCTCAAGATCCCCACGCCATCTGTAGAG GGGTCCATGACGGGAGATTCAAGTTGCGTTGATGAAATCTTAAAG GAAATGACTCAGTCCTGGCCTCCCCCACTGACGGCCATTCACACTCCCTGCAAGACGGAGCCATCCAAATTTCCCTTCCCCACAAAG GACTCCCAACACTCAAGTTTCAGCAGTGGAGGACACAGCA AGAGGAGCAGCGCAGGGAAGGGCTCGTCCAGCACTCATGCCTCTAAACCCTGTGAGGGCGACCAGGCCAA CATGCTGGAGGACGACCTGAAGCTTAGCAGCAGTGAGGACAGTGACGGCGAGCAGGACTCCACCAAAACCGCCCCCCGGAGTGCCCCCCAAAG TCAGGTGGCGGAGGTGGCGGAGAACTCTCGGGAGGACTCCAGCAGCCACACGGGCTCTGAGAGCAGCTCGGCCtcggacagtgagagtgagagcagctccagtgagagtgagaccAACGAGCCTCCACGCGCTGCTTCAccagag CCGGAGCAGCCTACAGCCAATAAGTGGCAGCTGGATAACTGGTTCAAGAAGGTCAACAAGTTTTCCCCAGCGTCACCAGTGGACAACAATGTGCCCACCAAGTACAGGAAAGAGGGCCGGGAGCAGGGGTCGGGGCGAGGGTACGGTGGTCAGAGTGGGTCAAAAGACGCCAGCGCGCCCACACAGGGCCGGGACTTGCGGCCAGCCCAGAAGGGCTCTGAAAATGGCCGGGGGCGGCAAAAGTCGCCTGCCCAGAGCGATAGCAGCGCGGGGCAGCGAAGGACTGTGGGTAAAAAACAACCCAAGAAGTCAGAGAAGCCCCCTGTGGTGGAGGAGCCTAAGGGGGGGTTGATGGTGGAGAGCGAGACCCCGCAGGACATTCCCACGCCCCGAAACAAGGCCCCCAGCAAAGGGCCCCGCAAACCCAATATCAAGAAGGAGCCCAAGTCGCCGCGGCAAGCACAGGACAAGCGCAAGACCAAAGCGCCCACCAAGACGCCGCAGAAGTCCCGAGAGTTTgtggacacggacacggactcGTCCGACTCGGAAGGCAATGAGAGCATCCCGTCCTCGTCGCAGACGCCCAAGTACCAGGAGAGCATCCGCACGCCTGTCTGCGTCTTCTCGCCCATGGAAGAGAAGGAGCTGCTGTCGCCGCTCAGCGATCCGGAGGACCGCTTCCCAACCCGGCAGGTGCTAATGGTGAAGATCGACCTGAGCCTGCTCTCCCGCGTCCCCGGCAGACTCTACAAGGAGCTGGACCAGATCAAGACGGAGAGGGATGGCGGCGGCGGCGATGGAAACAGAGATGGGAAGGACCTCCAGAAGCCGCCCAGTGAGAAGACCTCCAGCAAGGGGAAGAGGAAGCACGGCAag AATGAAGATGAGAGCTCGAAGCCAGAGAGCAAAAAATCCAGAATGGAGGACAAGGCCTCATCGCATCACAAGTCCAGCAGCaaaga GTCGTCCAAGCGGGGCCCGGAGAAGGAAAAGGAGTTGGCGCCCTCGCCCTCCATTGGTAACCTGCAGCGCACACCCAAGGCGGAGCACCAGAGCCGGAAACGCACCACCAGCCAATCGTCCACCTCCCTTTCCAGCGGAGCCAGTAGTGGCAAAGAGGGCGGACACAGCACAAAGAACGGCCCCGCCTCCAAGCACAGGAGAGAGGACAAGCAGGGCAGGAGCACCAGGGACGGAAAG GAGAAATCTTCTAAGATGAGTGAGAGCCAGCTGTCTGCGACACAGCAGTCTGAATGCTCCAAGTCAAGAACCAAGCTTCTGTTTGAAGACCG GGTGCATTCTGCCGATCACTACCTACAGGAGGCCAAGAAGCTGAAACACAACGCTGATGCTTTG ATGGACAGGTTTGAAAAGGCTGTGTACTACCTTGACGCCGTGGTGTCCTTCATTGAGTGTGGGAATGCCTTGGAGAGGAGTGCCCAGGAGGCCAAGTCTCCGTTCCCTATGTACGCAGAGACTGTGGAGCTCATCAA ATACACTATGAAACTCAAAAGCTACATGGCCCCAGACGCCACATCTGCAGACAAAAGACTGGCCGTCCTCTG TCTGAGGTGTCAGTCTCTTCTCTACCTTCGGCTCTTCAAGCTGAGGAAGGAGAGCGCACTCAAGTACTCCAAAACACTCACCGACCACTTGAAG aaCTCCTTAAATACCAACGCGCCGTCTCCGGGGAA TAAAGCGGCGGGCATGCCGTCTCCGGTGTCCCCTAAGCTGTCCCCGGGCAGCGCCGGCAGCTACTCCTCCAGCAGCTCCAACCCCAGCAGCTCCTCGTCTGTCAACATCCCCCAGCGCATCCACCAAATGGCCGCCAGCTACGTGCAGGTCACCTCCAACTTCCTGTACGCCACCGAGGTGTGGGACCAGGCAGAGCAGCTAGCCAGCGCGCAGAAAG AGTTCTTCATTGAGCTGGAGAAGATGATGGGGGCGCTGATCTTCAACACGAGCAGTATGACCGATCTGGTGCGCTACACTCGCCAGGGCCTCGCCTGGCTGCGTCAGGACGCCAAGCTGGTCGCGTAG